In Micromonospora sp. NBC_01813, the following are encoded in one genomic region:
- the fabI gene encoding enoyl-ACP reductase FabI translates to MSALLAGKRLLVTGVITDQSIAFSVAKLAQENGATVVLTGFGRMSLVERIAKRLPEPAPVIELDVTNPEHLAGLADKVREHVDGLDGVVHSIGFAPQSCLGGGFLDAPWEDVATALHVSTFSYKSLAMAALPLMRPGGAVVGLTFDATLAWPVYDWMGVAKAGLESASRYLALHLGPKGIRSNLVAAGPLRTMAAKSIPGFEAFEHAWTERAPLGWQLSDQEPAARACLALLSDWFPATTGEIVHVDGGYHAIGA, encoded by the coding sequence GTGTCCGCACTGCTGGCCGGTAAGCGGCTGCTCGTCACCGGCGTCATCACCGACCAGTCGATCGCCTTCTCGGTCGCCAAGCTCGCCCAGGAGAACGGCGCCACCGTCGTGCTGACCGGCTTCGGCCGGATGTCACTGGTGGAGCGGATCGCGAAGCGGCTGCCGGAACCGGCGCCGGTGATCGAGCTCGACGTGACCAACCCGGAGCATCTGGCCGGCCTCGCCGACAAGGTACGCGAGCACGTCGACGGCCTCGACGGCGTCGTGCACTCGATCGGCTTCGCCCCGCAGAGCTGCCTCGGCGGCGGGTTCCTCGACGCGCCGTGGGAGGACGTGGCGACCGCCCTGCACGTCTCGACCTTCTCGTACAAGTCGCTGGCGATGGCGGCGTTGCCGCTGATGCGCCCGGGCGGCGCGGTGGTCGGGCTCACCTTCGACGCCACCCTCGCCTGGCCGGTGTACGACTGGATGGGCGTGGCCAAGGCCGGTCTGGAGTCAGCCTCCCGCTACCTGGCGCTGCACCTGGGGCCGAAGGGGATCCGCAGCAACCTGGTCGCCGCCGGACCGCTGCGTACCATGGCGGCGAAGTCGATCCCCGGCTTCGAGGCCTTCGAGCACGCCTGGACGGAGCGGGCCCCGCTGGGCTGGCAGCTCTCCGACCAGGAGCCGGCCGCACGGGCGTGCCTGGCGCTGCTGTCCGACTGGTTCCCGGCCACCACCGGGGAGATCGTCCACGTCGACGGCGGCTACCACGCCATCGGTGCCTGA
- a CDS encoding ferrochelatase, with translation MVYDALVLLSFGGPEGPDDVLPFLTNVTRGRNVPPERLAEVAEHYQHFGGVSPINQQCRDLLAAIQADFAANGLDLPIYWGNRNWHPMLTDTVARMRDDGVRHALGFATSAYGGYSSCRQYQEDIAAARAAVGPDAPVIDKLRQFHDHPGFVGPHAEAVRAAVGTLDPAVRGRTRLVFTAHSIPDAMAAAAGPDGGRYQAQLAETARLVAAGAAPDLPYDLVWQSRSGPPQVPWLEPDINDHLRDLAGQGVTAVVVSPIGFVSDHLEVVWDLDTEAAATAKELGLAYVRAGTPGTHPGFVTMVRELVSERIDPRDTGARHRLGTLPIWDTCPVNCCTTPATTPRRPS, from the coding sequence ATGGTGTACGACGCACTGGTCCTGCTCTCGTTCGGCGGCCCGGAAGGGCCCGACGACGTGCTGCCCTTCCTGACCAACGTCACCCGGGGGCGCAACGTGCCGCCGGAGCGGCTCGCGGAGGTCGCCGAGCACTACCAGCACTTCGGCGGCGTGTCGCCGATCAATCAGCAGTGCCGGGACCTGCTCGCCGCGATCCAGGCCGACTTCGCCGCCAACGGGCTCGACCTGCCGATCTACTGGGGCAACCGGAACTGGCATCCGATGCTGACCGACACGGTGGCGCGGATGCGTGACGACGGGGTGCGCCACGCGCTCGGCTTCGCCACCAGCGCCTACGGCGGATACTCGTCGTGCCGGCAGTACCAGGAGGACATCGCGGCGGCCCGGGCGGCGGTCGGCCCGGACGCCCCGGTGATCGACAAGCTGCGGCAGTTCCACGACCACCCCGGGTTCGTCGGCCCGCACGCCGAGGCGGTCCGGGCCGCCGTGGGCACGCTGGATCCGGCCGTACGCGGGCGCACCCGGCTGGTGTTCACCGCCCACTCGATCCCGGACGCCATGGCGGCGGCCGCTGGCCCCGACGGGGGGCGCTACCAGGCCCAGCTGGCCGAGACCGCCCGGCTGGTCGCCGCCGGCGCCGCGCCGGATCTGCCGTACGACCTGGTCTGGCAGAGCAGGTCCGGGCCGCCGCAGGTGCCGTGGCTGGAGCCGGACATCAACGACCACCTGCGTGACCTGGCCGGGCAGGGCGTGACCGCCGTGGTGGTCAGCCCGATCGGGTTCGTCTCCGACCACCTCGAGGTGGTGTGGGATCTGGACACCGAGGCGGCCGCGACCGCCAAGGAGCTCGGGCTGGCGTACGTCCGGGCCGGCACGCCGGGGACGCACCCGGGGTTCGTCACCATGGTCCGCGAGTTGGTGTCGGAGCGAATTGACCCGCGCGACACCGGGGCGCGACACCGCCTCGGTACGCTGCCAATCTGGGACACCTGCCCGGTGAACTGCTGCACCACCCCCGCCACCACCCCCCGGAGACCGTCGTGA
- a CDS encoding HAD-IIA family hydrolase, with protein MGHLPGELLHHPRHHPPETVVIDRKPVESWLTDMDGVLVHEGQPVPGAPEFINRLRTSGKPFLVLTNNSIYTPRDLQARLTRMGFDVPEQAIWTAALATAQFLADQRPGGTAYVIGEAGLTTAMHAVGYILSDYAPDYVVLGETRTYSFEAITKAVRLINDGARFICTNPDPTGPSTEGALPAAGSVAAMISKATGVEPYFVGKPNPMMMRSALNTIDAHSESTAMIGDRMDTDVLCGLEAGLQTILVLTGISNRADIDRYPYRPSRIVPSVADLIDEI; from the coding sequence CTGGGACACCTGCCCGGTGAACTGCTGCACCACCCCCGCCACCACCCCCCGGAGACCGTCGTGATCGACCGCAAGCCCGTCGAGAGTTGGCTGACCGACATGGACGGCGTGCTGGTGCACGAAGGCCAGCCGGTCCCCGGTGCCCCGGAGTTCATCAACCGGCTGCGTACCTCGGGCAAGCCGTTCCTGGTGTTGACGAACAACTCGATCTACACGCCCCGGGATCTGCAGGCGCGGCTCACCCGGATGGGTTTCGACGTGCCGGAGCAGGCGATCTGGACGGCGGCCCTGGCCACCGCCCAGTTCCTCGCCGATCAGCGCCCGGGTGGCACGGCGTACGTGATCGGTGAGGCCGGGCTGACCACGGCGATGCACGCGGTCGGCTACATCCTGAGCGACTACGCCCCGGACTACGTGGTGTTGGGGGAGACCCGCACCTACAGCTTCGAGGCGATCACCAAGGCGGTCCGGCTGATCAACGACGGTGCCCGGTTCATCTGTACCAACCCGGATCCGACCGGGCCGTCGACCGAGGGCGCGTTGCCGGCGGCCGGGTCGGTGGCGGCGATGATCTCGAAGGCGACCGGGGTGGAGCCGTACTTCGTCGGCAAGCCGAACCCGATGATGATGCGGTCGGCGTTGAACACGATCGACGCGCACTCGGAGAGCACCGCGATGATCGGCGACCGGATGGACACCGACGTGTTGTGCGGGCTGGAGGCGGGTCTGCAGACGATCCTGGTGCTCACCGGGATCAGCAACCGGGCCGACATCGACCGTTATCCGTACCGGCCGTCCCGGATCGTCCCGTCGGTGGCCGACCTGATCGACGAGATCTGA